From a single Lates calcarifer isolate ASB-BC8 linkage group LG12, TLL_Latcal_v3, whole genome shotgun sequence genomic region:
- the smarcc2 gene encoding SWI/SNF complex subunit SMARCC2 isoform X1 — protein MAVRKKDGGPNVKYFEASDTVSQFDNVRVWLGKNYKKYIQAEPPTNKSLSSLVVQLLQFQEEVFGRHVSNPPLTKLPMKCFLDFKSGGALCHILAAAYKFKSDQGWRRFDFQNPSRMDRNVEMFMTIEKSLVQNNCLTRPVIYLSPDIEPKLLGKLKDIIKRHQGSVTEDKASSSHVVVPIPASLEEEEWVRPVMKRDKQVLLHWGYFPDSYDTWIPASEIEAAVEDPPSPEKPRKVHAKWILDLDQYNEWMNEEDYEVGEGCPKRKRISAKTLTDEVTTPDERRDKKPGSAKKRKRSPSPSPTPPPQESKKKNTKKGPTTPYTKSKRGQREEEQEDLSKDLDEASPVPASEEGNPAKTNNTKKDSDSTPVKGGTDMDEQEDESMETTGKEEEEGSPSVKGEPVKGSDLHEDNVTEQTHHIIIPSYAAWFDYNSVHAIERRALPEFFNGKNKSKTPEIYLAYRNFMIDTYRLNPQEYLTSTACRRNLAGDVCAIMRVHAFLEQWGLINYQVDSESRPTPMGPPPTSHFHVLADTPSSLVPLQPKSSQTPATQQMMSFPDKVKDKPADLQNFGLRTDMYSKKTGSAKSKSAASSMREWTEQETLLLLEGLEMYKDDWNKVSEHVGSRTQDECILHFLRLPIEDPYLEDSSSSLGPLAYQPIPFSQAGNPVMSTVAFLASVVDPRVASAAAKSALEEFSRMKEEVPAALVEAHVRRVEEAARVSGRQDPLYGLEGSGIAGTGLEEGDRPEENADESKSDSQSSEEKREAKDSKDGAIEEEEKQAENGKKEEERGREPEGEREADKTESEMGDGEKEKEGKEGTEEGQREGESEGERKAKVERDVGEGNLATAAASALAAAAVKAKHLAAVEERKIKSLVALLVETQMKKLEIKLRHFEELETIMDREREALEYQRQQLLADRQSFHMEQLKYAEMRARQQHFQQIQHQQHSQAGGPHSNQAASAPPPQGLAGTQQAPSTPAPQPAASPAPPASSTPAPESQPPQGPHTSPPCPPSQAPATHSSSSTTPVLHEPNAPLSGEALHPAAPVPPPQ, from the exons ATGGCGGTGCGGAAGAAAGACGGCGGCCCGAATGTAAAATATTTCGAAGCGTCTGATACCGTTTCTCAGTTTGATAATGTCCGCGTCTGGCTGGGAAAGAATTACAAAAAG TACATCCAGGCCGAGCCCCCCACCAACAAGTCTCTGTCCAGCCTGGTGGTCCAGCTGCTCCAGTTCCAGGAGGAGGTGTTCGGACGACATGTCAGCAACCCTCCGCTCACCAAACTGCCG ATGAAGTGTTTCCTGGACTTCAAGTCAGGGGGGGCTCTGTGCCACATCCTGGCTGCTGCCTACAAGTTCAAGAGTGACCAAGGATG GCGCAGGTTTGACTTCCAGAATCCGTCGAGGATGGACCGAAATGTGGAGATGTTCATGACCATTGAGAAGTCCCTTGTGCAG AACAACTGCCTGACTCGACCCGTCATCTACCTGAGCCCTGACATAGAACCAAAACTGCTCGGGAAACTGAAAGACATAATCAAAAGACATcag GGCTCAGTGACTGAGGACAAGGCCTCCAGTTCCCATGTTGTGGTTCCTATTCCTGCCAGTCTGGAGGAAG AGGAGTGGGTGCGTCCCGTGATGAAGAGAGACAAGCAAGTGTTGCTCCACTGGGGATATTTTCCTGACAG TTATGACACCTGGATCCCAGCCAGCGAGATTGAGGCTGCTGTGGAGGACCCTCCCAGCCCAGAAAAGCCCAGGAAG GTCCATGCCAAATGGATTTTAGACCTGGACCAGTACAATGAGTGGATGAACGAGGAGGACTACGAAGTGGGAGAGGGCTGCCCCAAGAGGAAGAGGATCTCAGCCAAGACCCTGACAGATGAGGTGACCACACCTGACGAGCGGAGGGACAAGAAACCCGGCAGTGCCAAGAAGAGGAAGCGCTCGCCGTCGccctcccccacccctccacctcaGGAGAGCAAGAAGAAGAACACCAAGAAAGG gCCAACGACCCCATACACCAAGTCTAAACGGGgccagagggaggaggagcaggaggatcTTAGTAAGGACTTAGATGAAGCGTCACCTGTTCCAGCATCTGAAGAGGGAAACCCAGCCAAGACAA ATAACACCAAGAAGGACTCTGATTCAACTCCAGTCAAGGGAGGAACAGATATGG ATGAGCAAGAGGATGAGTCCATGGAAACAACAGGCAAG gaggaagaggaaggctCTCCGAGTGTGAAGGGTGAACCGGTGAAAGGCTCAGACCTTCACGAGGACAATGTGACAGAGCAAACGCACCACATCATCATACCAAGCTACGCTGCCTGGTTTGACTACAACAG TGTTCATGCCATTGAGCGCAGAGCTCTGCCAGAGTTTTTCAACGGAAAGAACAAATCCAAAACCCCTGAGAT TTACCTGGCATACAGGAACTTCATGATTGACACCTACCGACTGAACCCTCAGGAGTACCTGACCTCCACCGCCTGCCGCAGGAACCTAGCAGGAGATGTGTGTGCAATCATGAG agtccaTGCCTTCCTAGAGCAGTGGGGCCTGATCAACTACCAGGTGGACTCTGAGAGCCGGCCCACACCCATGGGTCCTCCGCCCACCTCTCACTTCCATGTCCTGGCAGACACTCCATCCAGTCTGGTGCCCCTGCAGCCCAAGTCGTCCCAG ACCCCTGCCACCCAGCAGATGATGTCATTCCCAGATAAAGTGAAGGATAAACCTGCAGATCTGCAAAACTTTGGGCTGCGGACTGACATGTATAGCAAGAAAACTGGCTCTGCGAAG AGCAAGAGTGCTGCAAGTTCCATGAGGGAGTGGACCGAGCAAGAGACACTACTACTACTTGAG GGCTTGGAGATGTACAAGGATGACTGGAACAAAGTGTCAGAACACGTGGGAAGCCGCACACAGGATGAGTGTATCCTGCACTTCCTGCGGCTGCCCATTGAAGACCCCTACTTGGAGGACAGTTCCTCGTCCCTGGGACCGCTCGCCTACCAGCCGATACCTTTCAGCCAAGCAGGAAACCCTGTCATGAGCACAGTGGCCTTCCTCGCCTCTGTAGTCGACCCACGTGTGGCCTCAGCTGCAGCCAAATCTGCTCTGG aggAGTTTTCTCGTATGAAGGAGGAGGTTCCTGCAGCTCTGGTTGAAGCTCACGTGCGGCGGGTGGAGGAGGCAGCGAGGGTCAGCGGCCGCCAGGACCCTTTGTACGGCCTGGAGGGTAGTGGCATTGCAGGAACTGGactggaggagggagacagaccTG AGGAAAATGCTGATGAAAGCAAGAGTGACAGCCAATCaagtgaagagaagagagaggccAAG GACAGCAAAGATGGAGCGATcgaggaggaggaaaagcaggCAGAGAATgggaagaaggaagaggagcGGGGAAGAGAacctgaaggagagagggaggcggACAAAACTGAGTCAGAGATGG gtgatggagagaaggagaaggagggaaaagagggaacagaggaaggacagagagaaggagagagcgagggagagaggaaggccAAGGTGGAGCGAGATGTTGGAGAGGGGAACCTGGCCACTGCTGCTGCGTCTGCACTCGCCGCTGCTGCTGTCAAAGCCAAG CACCTGGCtgcagtggaggagaggaagatcaAATCTCTTGTGGCTCTGCTGGTGGAAACCCAAATGAAGAAGCTGGAGATTAAACTGCGACACTTTGAAGAACTGGAAACCAtcatggacagagagagggaggct ttggAGTACCAGCGACAGCAACTGCTGGCCGACCGTCAGTCTTTCCACATGGAGCAGTTGAAGTACGCTGAGATGAGAGCTCGCCAGCAGCATTTCCAGCAGATTCAGCACCAGCAGCACAGCCAGGCCGGGGGCCCTCATTCCAACCAGGCTGCCTCGGCCCCGCCACCCCAGGGCCTGGCAGGGACCCAGCAAGCTCCCAGCACACCAGCACCGCAGCCGGCCGCCAGCCCTgctcctccagcctcctccACCCCGGCTCCTGAGTCCCAACCACCTCAGGGCCCTCACACCTCGCCCCCCTGCCCCCCGAGCCAGGCCCCGGCGACCCACTCCAGCTCCAGCACTACACCTGTTCTTCATG AGCCCAACGCTCCTCTCTCTGGGGAGGCACTCCACCCCGCAGCTCCAGTCCCTCCTCCACAGTGA
- the smarcc2 gene encoding SWI/SNF complex subunit SMARCC2 isoform X2: MAVRKKDGGPNVKYFEASDTVSQFDNVRVWLGKNYKKYIQAEPPTNKSLSSLVVQLLQFQEEVFGRHVSNPPLTKLPMKCFLDFKSGGALCHILAAAYKFKSDQGWFDFQNPSRMDRNVEMFMTIEKSLVQNNCLTRPVIYLSPDIEPKLLGKLKDIIKRHQGSVTEDKASSSHVVVPIPASLEEEEWVRPVMKRDKQVLLHWGYFPDSYDTWIPASEIEAAVEDPPSPEKPRKVHAKWILDLDQYNEWMNEEDYEVGEGCPKRKRISAKTLTDEVTTPDERRDKKPGSAKKRKRSPSPSPTPPPQESKKKNTKKGPTTPYTKSKRGQREEEQEDLSKDLDEASPVPASEEGNPAKTNNTKKDSDSTPVKGGTDMDEQEDESMETTGKEEEEGSPSVKGEPVKGSDLHEDNVTEQTHHIIIPSYAAWFDYNSVHAIERRALPEFFNGKNKSKTPEIYLAYRNFMIDTYRLNPQEYLTSTACRRNLAGDVCAIMRVHAFLEQWGLINYQVDSESRPTPMGPPPTSHFHVLADTPSSLVPLQPKSSQTPATQQMMSFPDKVKDKPADLQNFGLRTDMYSKKTGSAKSKSAASSMREWTEQETLLLLEGLEMYKDDWNKVSEHVGSRTQDECILHFLRLPIEDPYLEDSSSSLGPLAYQPIPFSQAGNPVMSTVAFLASVVDPRVASAAAKSALEEFSRMKEEVPAALVEAHVRRVEEAARVSGRQDPLYGLEGSGIAGTGLEEGDRPEENADESKSDSQSSEEKREAKDSKDGAIEEEEKQAENGKKEEERGREPEGEREADKTESEMGDGEKEKEGKEGTEEGQREGESEGERKAKVERDVGEGNLATAAASALAAAAVKAKHLAAVEERKIKSLVALLVETQMKKLEIKLRHFEELETIMDREREALEYQRQQLLADRQSFHMEQLKYAEMRARQQHFQQIQHQQHSQAGGPHSNQAASAPPPQGLAGTQQAPSTPAPQPAASPAPPASSTPAPESQPPQGPHTSPPCPPSQAPATHSSSSTTPVLHEPNAPLSGEALHPAAPVPPPQ; encoded by the exons ATGGCGGTGCGGAAGAAAGACGGCGGCCCGAATGTAAAATATTTCGAAGCGTCTGATACCGTTTCTCAGTTTGATAATGTCCGCGTCTGGCTGGGAAAGAATTACAAAAAG TACATCCAGGCCGAGCCCCCCACCAACAAGTCTCTGTCCAGCCTGGTGGTCCAGCTGCTCCAGTTCCAGGAGGAGGTGTTCGGACGACATGTCAGCAACCCTCCGCTCACCAAACTGCCG ATGAAGTGTTTCCTGGACTTCAAGTCAGGGGGGGCTCTGTGCCACATCCTGGCTGCTGCCTACAAGTTCAAGAGTGACCAAGGATG GTTTGACTTCCAGAATCCGTCGAGGATGGACCGAAATGTGGAGATGTTCATGACCATTGAGAAGTCCCTTGTGCAG AACAACTGCCTGACTCGACCCGTCATCTACCTGAGCCCTGACATAGAACCAAAACTGCTCGGGAAACTGAAAGACATAATCAAAAGACATcag GGCTCAGTGACTGAGGACAAGGCCTCCAGTTCCCATGTTGTGGTTCCTATTCCTGCCAGTCTGGAGGAAG AGGAGTGGGTGCGTCCCGTGATGAAGAGAGACAAGCAAGTGTTGCTCCACTGGGGATATTTTCCTGACAG TTATGACACCTGGATCCCAGCCAGCGAGATTGAGGCTGCTGTGGAGGACCCTCCCAGCCCAGAAAAGCCCAGGAAG GTCCATGCCAAATGGATTTTAGACCTGGACCAGTACAATGAGTGGATGAACGAGGAGGACTACGAAGTGGGAGAGGGCTGCCCCAAGAGGAAGAGGATCTCAGCCAAGACCCTGACAGATGAGGTGACCACACCTGACGAGCGGAGGGACAAGAAACCCGGCAGTGCCAAGAAGAGGAAGCGCTCGCCGTCGccctcccccacccctccacctcaGGAGAGCAAGAAGAAGAACACCAAGAAAGG gCCAACGACCCCATACACCAAGTCTAAACGGGgccagagggaggaggagcaggaggatcTTAGTAAGGACTTAGATGAAGCGTCACCTGTTCCAGCATCTGAAGAGGGAAACCCAGCCAAGACAA ATAACACCAAGAAGGACTCTGATTCAACTCCAGTCAAGGGAGGAACAGATATGG ATGAGCAAGAGGATGAGTCCATGGAAACAACAGGCAAG gaggaagaggaaggctCTCCGAGTGTGAAGGGTGAACCGGTGAAAGGCTCAGACCTTCACGAGGACAATGTGACAGAGCAAACGCACCACATCATCATACCAAGCTACGCTGCCTGGTTTGACTACAACAG TGTTCATGCCATTGAGCGCAGAGCTCTGCCAGAGTTTTTCAACGGAAAGAACAAATCCAAAACCCCTGAGAT TTACCTGGCATACAGGAACTTCATGATTGACACCTACCGACTGAACCCTCAGGAGTACCTGACCTCCACCGCCTGCCGCAGGAACCTAGCAGGAGATGTGTGTGCAATCATGAG agtccaTGCCTTCCTAGAGCAGTGGGGCCTGATCAACTACCAGGTGGACTCTGAGAGCCGGCCCACACCCATGGGTCCTCCGCCCACCTCTCACTTCCATGTCCTGGCAGACACTCCATCCAGTCTGGTGCCCCTGCAGCCCAAGTCGTCCCAG ACCCCTGCCACCCAGCAGATGATGTCATTCCCAGATAAAGTGAAGGATAAACCTGCAGATCTGCAAAACTTTGGGCTGCGGACTGACATGTATAGCAAGAAAACTGGCTCTGCGAAG AGCAAGAGTGCTGCAAGTTCCATGAGGGAGTGGACCGAGCAAGAGACACTACTACTACTTGAG GGCTTGGAGATGTACAAGGATGACTGGAACAAAGTGTCAGAACACGTGGGAAGCCGCACACAGGATGAGTGTATCCTGCACTTCCTGCGGCTGCCCATTGAAGACCCCTACTTGGAGGACAGTTCCTCGTCCCTGGGACCGCTCGCCTACCAGCCGATACCTTTCAGCCAAGCAGGAAACCCTGTCATGAGCACAGTGGCCTTCCTCGCCTCTGTAGTCGACCCACGTGTGGCCTCAGCTGCAGCCAAATCTGCTCTGG aggAGTTTTCTCGTATGAAGGAGGAGGTTCCTGCAGCTCTGGTTGAAGCTCACGTGCGGCGGGTGGAGGAGGCAGCGAGGGTCAGCGGCCGCCAGGACCCTTTGTACGGCCTGGAGGGTAGTGGCATTGCAGGAACTGGactggaggagggagacagaccTG AGGAAAATGCTGATGAAAGCAAGAGTGACAGCCAATCaagtgaagagaagagagaggccAAG GACAGCAAAGATGGAGCGATcgaggaggaggaaaagcaggCAGAGAATgggaagaaggaagaggagcGGGGAAGAGAacctgaaggagagagggaggcggACAAAACTGAGTCAGAGATGG gtgatggagagaaggagaaggagggaaaagagggaacagaggaaggacagagagaaggagagagcgagggagagaggaaggccAAGGTGGAGCGAGATGTTGGAGAGGGGAACCTGGCCACTGCTGCTGCGTCTGCACTCGCCGCTGCTGCTGTCAAAGCCAAG CACCTGGCtgcagtggaggagaggaagatcaAATCTCTTGTGGCTCTGCTGGTGGAAACCCAAATGAAGAAGCTGGAGATTAAACTGCGACACTTTGAAGAACTGGAAACCAtcatggacagagagagggaggct ttggAGTACCAGCGACAGCAACTGCTGGCCGACCGTCAGTCTTTCCACATGGAGCAGTTGAAGTACGCTGAGATGAGAGCTCGCCAGCAGCATTTCCAGCAGATTCAGCACCAGCAGCACAGCCAGGCCGGGGGCCCTCATTCCAACCAGGCTGCCTCGGCCCCGCCACCCCAGGGCCTGGCAGGGACCCAGCAAGCTCCCAGCACACCAGCACCGCAGCCGGCCGCCAGCCCTgctcctccagcctcctccACCCCGGCTCCTGAGTCCCAACCACCTCAGGGCCCTCACACCTCGCCCCCCTGCCCCCCGAGCCAGGCCCCGGCGACCCACTCCAGCTCCAGCACTACACCTGTTCTTCATG AGCCCAACGCTCCTCTCTCTGGGGAGGCACTCCACCCCGCAGCTCCAGTCCCTCCTCCACAGTGA